Proteins found in one Magnetofaba australis IT-1 genomic segment:
- a CDS encoding HD family phosphohydrolase, with amino-acid sequence MSFDAFHEEEAVLATGQALLESGDASQLSGAFETLLKDYKKLFKTTKRLVKLSDRNEAQLMEAQARIESHSAELQKAHATLERHAELLEEKVAERTRDLVLSQKKLEKLVELGIALSMEKDPDRLLRSILMGGKEIAQADRATLYVRNEDDTLSFAYMSSNDALPAFKLPLYDEQGQPIHQYVATHVTLTGETVRLDDLYGDTGQFDVSGAKKFDAASGYRTTSMVTVALKAREGRVIGALQLINAINADTGAVEAFDPELVSFVEALGAQGAVALDNLNLIKIQEELFESIIQVLASAIDAKSPYTGGHCLRVPELGKMLAQAACDAKEGPFGAFDMDESDWRAFHLAGWLHDCGKVTTPEYVVDKATKLETIYNRMHEVRTRFEVLRRDAEIAYLQGMLDGKEDPAVLAERRDAAFAQLQDDFAFVAECNVGGEFMSPERVERLKQIAQITWQRYFDDRLGISHAESRRLVGESAPLPATEQLLCDKPEHVVDRSESPISYDPEALGLKIDIPENLYNYGELYNLCIGRGTLTNEERFKINEHIIYTMVMLGELHFPPELQNIAEMAGGHHETMIGTGYPKKLERAQMTLQARMLAIADIFEALTASDRPYKKPKTLSESLRIMSFMRNDQHIDAELFDLFLSQGIYTQYAERFLPPEQIDEVDISKFLSRQES; translated from the coding sequence ATGAGCTTCGATGCGTTTCATGAGGAGGAGGCGGTCCTCGCCACCGGGCAGGCCCTGTTGGAGAGCGGCGATGCATCGCAGCTCTCCGGCGCCTTTGAGACGCTGCTCAAGGATTACAAAAAGCTGTTCAAGACCACCAAGCGTCTGGTCAAGCTGAGCGATCGCAACGAAGCGCAGTTGATGGAGGCGCAGGCGCGCATCGAATCCCACAGCGCCGAGTTGCAGAAGGCCCACGCCACCTTGGAGCGCCACGCGGAGCTGTTGGAAGAGAAGGTGGCCGAGCGCACCCGCGATCTGGTGCTGAGTCAAAAGAAGCTGGAAAAACTGGTGGAGTTGGGCATCGCGCTGTCCATGGAGAAGGACCCGGACCGCCTGTTGCGCAGCATCCTCATGGGCGGCAAGGAGATCGCCCAGGCCGACCGCGCCACCCTCTATGTGCGCAATGAAGACGACACCTTAAGCTTCGCCTACATGTCCAGCAACGATGCGTTGCCGGCGTTTAAACTGCCGCTGTATGACGAGCAGGGACAGCCCATTCATCAGTATGTCGCCACCCATGTCACCCTCACCGGCGAGACCGTGCGCCTGGATGACCTGTATGGCGACACCGGCCAGTTCGATGTCTCCGGGGCGAAGAAATTCGACGCTGCTTCGGGCTATCGCACCACCTCCATGGTGACGGTGGCGCTCAAGGCGCGCGAGGGGCGGGTGATTGGCGCACTGCAGTTGATCAACGCCATCAACGCCGATACCGGCGCGGTGGAGGCGTTCGATCCCGAACTGGTCAGCTTTGTCGAAGCGCTGGGGGCGCAGGGCGCGGTGGCCCTCGACAACCTGAACCTGATCAAGATTCAGGAGGAGCTGTTCGAATCCATCATCCAGGTGCTGGCCTCGGCCATTGACGCCAAGTCCCCCTATACGGGCGGCCACTGTCTGCGGGTGCCGGAGCTGGGCAAAATGCTGGCCCAGGCCGCCTGTGACGCCAAGGAGGGGCCATTTGGCGCCTTCGACATGGATGAGTCCGACTGGCGCGCCTTCCATCTGGCGGGCTGGCTGCACGATTGCGGCAAGGTCACCACGCCGGAGTATGTGGTGGACAAGGCGACCAAGCTGGAGACCATCTACAACCGCATGCACGAGGTGCGCACCCGTTTTGAGGTGTTGCGGCGCGACGCCGAGATCGCCTATCTGCAGGGCATGCTCGACGGCAAAGAGGATCCCGCCGTGCTGGCCGAGCGGCGCGATGCGGCGTTTGCGCAGTTGCAGGATGATTTCGCCTTTGTGGCCGAGTGCAATGTGGGCGGCGAGTTCATGAGCCCGGAGCGGGTCGAGCGTCTCAAACAGATTGCGCAGATCACCTGGCAGCGCTATTTCGACGACCGTTTGGGCATCTCTCACGCGGAATCCCGCCGTTTGGTCGGCGAATCGGCCCCGCTGCCCGCCACCGAGCAGCTGCTGTGCGACAAGCCTGAACATGTGGTGGACCGCAGCGAATCGCCCATTTCGTACGATCCCGAAGCGTTGGGGCTGAAGATCGATATCCCGGAGAATCTGTATAACTACGGCGAGCTGTATAACCTGTGCATCGGTCGCGGCACCCTCACCAATGAGGAGCGCTTCAAGATCAACGAGCACATCATCTACACCATGGTGATGCTGGGCGAGTTGCACTTCCCGCCGGAGTTGCAGAATATCGCCGAGATGGCCGGCGGCCACCATGAAACCATGATCGGCACGGGGTATCCGAAGAAGCTGGAGCGCGCGCAGATGACGCTGCAAGCGCGTATGCTGGCCATCGCCGATATCTTTGAGGCGCTCACCGCCTCCGACCGCCCGTACAAGAAGCCCAAGACCTTGAGCGAGTCGCTGCGCATCATGTCCTTTATGCGCAACGATCAGCATATCGACGCCGAGCTGTTTGATCTGTTCCTCAGCCAAGGCATTTACACCCAGTATGCCGAGCGCTTCCTGCCTCCCGAGCAGATTGATGAGGTGGATATCAGCAAGTTCTTGAGCCGCCAGGAGAGTTGA